A single region of the Streptomyces sp. NBC_01262 genome encodes:
- a CDS encoding enoyl-CoA hydratase family protein, with translation MTLVPTTHDRGITTLTLDSPHNRNALSAQLVAELSEELALAAKAPEARAVLLTHTGGTFCAGADLKDPPSPAAARRLAELLRGIVELPKPVIAHTTGHVRAGGLGLLAACDITVAGPEATFAFTESRLGLAPAVISLPVLPRLDPRAAARYYLTGERFGPAEAVRIGLVTAPDTDLPGILDGLRAASPQGLAESKRLTTAAVLRAFARETDAAVEQSARLFASPEAATAIRALRERRDPPWAL, from the coding sequence ATGACACTCGTACCGACCACGCACGACCGGGGTATCACCACGCTCACCCTGGACTCACCACACAACCGCAACGCCCTGTCCGCGCAGCTCGTCGCGGAGCTGTCCGAGGAACTGGCCCTGGCCGCCAAGGCACCGGAGGCACGGGCGGTCCTCCTCACCCACACCGGCGGCACGTTCTGCGCCGGAGCGGACCTGAAGGATCCCCCCTCGCCCGCCGCCGCCCGACGGCTCGCGGAACTGCTGCGCGGCATCGTCGAGTTGCCCAAACCCGTCATCGCCCACACCACCGGCCACGTACGGGCCGGCGGCCTCGGGCTGCTGGCCGCCTGCGACATCACCGTCGCCGGGCCCGAGGCCACCTTCGCCTTCACCGAGTCCCGACTGGGCCTGGCGCCCGCCGTCATCTCGCTGCCCGTACTCCCCCGCCTCGACCCGCGCGCCGCCGCCCGCTACTACCTCACCGGCGAGAGGTTCGGCCCCGCCGAGGCCGTCCGGATCGGCCTGGTCACCGCCCCCGACACCGACCTGCCCGGCATCCTGGACGGCCTGCGCGCCGCGTCACCGCAGGGCCTGGCCGAGTCCAAGCGGCTCACCACGGCAGCCGTACTGCGGGCCTTCGCGCGCGAAACCGACGCGGCCGTCGAGCAGTCCGCCCGTCTCTTCGCCTCCCCCGAGGCCGCCACCGCCATCCGGGCCCTCCGCGAACGCCGGGACCCGCCATGGGCCTTGTGA